Part of the Mesotoga infera genome is shown below.
GAAAAGTGTGATGCTGCCTATCGCACGTTCGATGATATTCTCAGAAAAGAAAATCATCTTGAACAGTCGGTCTGATTTTCAAAATAGCCGCAAAGATGTTAGAATTCAAAGTGAAACCAGCTAAATTGGATTCTCAACTGAATGTTGAACCAACGTTTGTATTTTTATTTCCCAAGAATGAGAGATGAGTGAGTCTTGTCATTAGATGAATCAACAGACTTTAATCTCGACCTTATTGATGAAGCGGTCATGATGGTTGATCCTACTGGAAGAATTTCCTTCCAGAACATTCCTTCGAGAAAGTACTTCGGTGATATTGTTGGCAAAGAGTACAATATTCTCTTCGGTTCTAGCGATTTGTTTATAGACAATGCCGGCTCTGTGTGGAGCATCTCCTCATATTTCGACAAAAGCAAATTCTGTGATGTCAAGATCCTGAAGAAGGCAAATAGGATTAACATCGAGTCTTTAGTTGAAAAGGAGAAGCCGGGAAGTATGAACGATAGCACTGAAAGCCTTGAGAATCCGGCTGCCTATTCAACAGCTTCGAGCGCGATTCACCATTTTGAGACTGACAGTAGCCTCAACAGGTTATTCAGAAGAGTCTTTGAAGAACAGTTCATTGGAGCCGCGATTTTTTCTGTAGACAGAACTTGCGAAAAGATTACTCCCTTAGCGAAGAACCTCGCTTTTGAACTTAACCGGCTGGCACGACTCCCCGTTGTAGAAGGCCTTGCTCTAGTAAGACCCATTAGCAAGGCCGATCATCTTTATTTGCAGGCGCTGAAAAGAGTTGCGAGAACGGGAAGACAAGAGAGAATTGTGCTTTCTGAGGAAATCTATCACGAGGAAGTCTGGATAAAACCGATTTCCAATAGAGAGTTAGTAAGCATGCACAGAGAGATTACTACCGAAATCAATGACCTAACTGAGTTAGCTACTGCAAGGAGCATTATCGATACAGTTGATCAGGCAGTGATTTCTACTGACGAAAGAGGAGTGATTATCCTTACTAACAGAGCCGCCGAGAAGCTTTTCGGAAGAAAAAGAGATCAAATTATTGGGAGAGATTTGTTCAGCTTCATAGAAGTAAGAGGTAATCGAAATGAGAATAGACTGATTAATAACGGCAGTCGAGGCGATAAACGTTTATTGATAGTCACTCGGAGTGATGGATCACGAGTAGAGGTCGATGCTTTAGTGACGAAGATTGACGGCGCCCATTCTGACGGACCGGGAGGAAGAGTTGTCTATTCCTTTTCCAAATCAAGTTTTGAACATGTTCTTCCCGAATCGACTGAGAAAACTATTAAAAGCCTTATTGAGACCCTCTCAACAGTGGTTGAGGTTAGAGATCCATACACAGCCGGTCACCAACGAAGAGTCAGCAAACTCGCTACGGCAATAGCAACCGAAATAGGGCTCAACTCGGATCAAATAGATACTGTACGTGAGGGCGCACTTCTCCATGATATTGGTAAGATTTCTGTGCCAACTGAGATACTTAGCAAACCGGGGCGACTTACGGAAAATGAATGGTTCCTTATTCAAAGTCATAGCGAAGCAGGTTTTAAGATGCTGGAAAGAATCGAACTACCGTGGCCAGTATCAAGCATCGTACGGCAGCACCATGAACGGCTTGACGGTTCCGGATATCCCCAGGGATTAAGGGGTAAGGAAATTCCTTTTGAAACGAGGATCGTAACGGTCGCGGATGTGTTTGAAGCAATTGTATCCCACCGGCCATACAGGCCTGCACATGAAACTGCAGCAGCGATCGCTGAACTTACTGAAGGAGCAGGCAAACTCTACGACCCTGACGTTGTTGATTGCTGTCTATCGGTAGTGGGGAGCGGATTCTCACTTGATTAGCAGTCCTTCGAACCCATACTAATTCGTTATTTATTCTCAAGAAGGGGATTTGTAACTTCTGGTTTCGAGAGATTTCGATTTCGATTCCAGCGAGCTTCGAATGAATCCCTTGCAGCACTTTCAAGTGCCACGATTTCTATTGCTCCAGTGCAGAAGCAACTGCATCAACCGCAACCAGCAGAAAAGAAAGTTCTCGAAGGGCGTCGCAAAACAAGACAGTTATCTGACTAGAAATTAGAACGAATGATGCTGAAACTTCAGATGATTGCATAGTGAAGTGAGCAGCCTGGTTTTATACGGCATTTGCTTATGATTAAAAGGGAGTCATCTTGGATCATATAGTATCTTCCGAAGAAGCAAATCGCGTATCACTTCCTGAACCACCCCTTTTTGTGTATGAAAGACAACATTAAGAGAACGACTATCGCCATTGCAATCAAGACTGCTGGGTAAGCCCACTTTACGGAGAGCTCCGGCATATAATGAAAATTCATTCCATAGAGACCTGCAATGAATGATAGGGGTATGAAGATTGTTGAGATTACTGTCAGTACTTTCATTATCTCGTTCATGCGGTTACTGGTCGAAGAAAGGTACAGGTTCATCAGCTCTGACGCAAGGTCTCGACTTAGATCAAGCATATCGAGCGACTGCATTACATGGTCATATACATCTCTGAAGTAAAGCGAAATCTGGTCTCCAAAGTACTTGCTTTCGCCTCTGGAAATACGACCAATCGCGTCTCTGGTAGGCCAAATAAGTCTCTTCAGATGAGCCAATTTATGCTTAAGTACATATAACTCTTTGAGTTTTTCCCTGGCTGCTTTTTCCATGAGCTCATCTTCAAGGTTCTCGAGATCGTTGCCCAGTTCCTGCAATACTGGGAAGTAGTTATCAACGATTGTATCAACTATAGCGTAAGCCGTGTAATCGTTGCTCATATTCCTTATCTGAGCGTTCCTCCTTATTCTCTTCCTAACAGGGTCTAGAACGTCTCCGTATC
Proteins encoded:
- a CDS encoding HD domain-containing protein, producing the protein MSLDESTDFNLDLIDEAVMMVDPTGRISFQNIPSRKYFGDIVGKEYNILFGSSDLFIDNAGSVWSISSYFDKSKFCDVKILKKANRINIESLVEKEKPGSMNDSTESLENPAAYSTASSAIHHFETDSSLNRLFRRVFEEQFIGAAIFSVDRTCEKITPLAKNLAFELNRLARLPVVEGLALVRPISKADHLYLQALKRVARTGRQERIVLSEEIYHEEVWIKPISNRELVSMHREITTEINDLTELATARSIIDTVDQAVISTDERGVIILTNRAAEKLFGRKRDQIIGRDLFSFIEVRGNRNENRLINNGSRGDKRLLIVTRSDGSRVEVDALVTKIDGAHSDGPGGRVVYSFSKSSFEHVLPESTEKTIKSLIETLSTVVEVRDPYTAGHQRRVSKLATAIATEIGLNSDQIDTVREGALLHDIGKISVPTEILSKPGRLTENEWFLIQSHSEAGFKMLERIELPWPVSSIVRQHHERLDGSGYPQGLRGKEIPFETRIVTVADVFEAIVSHRPYRPAHETAAAIAELTEGAGKLYDPDVVDCCLSVVGSGFSLD
- the corA gene encoding magnesium/cobalt transporter CorA, with the protein product MNQKGLFRKRKPPLGSVPGSLDIDEEAPFPLIRLIEFDGNYLREEILENLDELKSIVFERGKVHWVDVQGLGDETLIRKLGDIFSLHPLALEDVTNIPQIPKVDEYDNCTFLCLSMLRKDESVLVTEQVSVFVGETFVLTFQERYGDVLDPVRKRIRRNAQIRNMSNDYTAYAIVDTIVDNYFPVLQELGNDLENLEDELMEKAAREKLKELYVLKHKLAHLKRLIWPTRDAIGRISRGESKYFGDQISLYFRDVYDHVMQSLDMLDLSRDLASELMNLYLSSTSNRMNEIMKVLTVISTIFIPLSFIAGLYGMNFHYMPELSVKWAYPAVLIAMAIVVLLMLSFIHKKGWFRK